GAGAGACCCTAAATGGAGACAGAATTTGACATATGTTTAATGTGTGGCATCACATTTGTACTGAATATTATCTGTATGGTAAATATTTGCTGTTCAGAGGGCTATGTTCTGTTCTACATACACCAGCCCTATGTTGTGACAAGATGGCAGATGGTCATACCCCTGTGTCTAATTAAATTttgcaaacaaaacactttatcagtaaaaagtaaaataaaatgtcacagcagGCTACAGTagtaaaaggaaattaaaagtgTAATCTGTCAATAAAAACTATATGTACACTACTGCAGCACAGGAAATGTAGGTTCAGTACCTTTGAGCAAATGACTTCATATTTAGGAATCTCCAAACCACAGACTGACATGCATAGAGTCAGTACAATGCACCAAATGGACTGTACAGGAAGAAACATTTTGCCTGGGGACACATCAAAAGATTTAAGTCCTACAGCATTTTTCTCCAAACATCTTTTCTGCAGGAGTGACATGTCAGGTTTGTTCTCAGCGTCTTTGTCCTTATCGTGACTTAAGGGTGGAAAATCAACTTGATGATATCCTGGCTGAAACTGCCCACCGGCATGGGAGGCAGTGAATCGAGACAAACTGTTAGAGAAGCTGGTTGATGGATTTTGCCTTTGGTTATGGTCTAGGGAAGAAGAGACATACATAAATGCAAGCAGGTATATGGAGTTGTTTCTTTGTAGCAACAATGGCAAcccttttgttcttttgataTAAACAGGCTCCAATTGTTCCCTGGTCTGCTGACTAATTTGTCAAGTTCACAAATCTCTTAATAAACATAATTACTGAGAACTGTATGGTCTCTTCTTAAAACAGCTTGAagcattacagtaaaacagCAAACAGTGCCAGGACATATGTACGGTAACATCAGaaattatatcaaattatattaGTAGCCTCATAAAAACCAACATCTTACTTACTGTTTTTGTAATCCACTGTAGTTCCACTCCTCAGACCAGGTGTGCACATTGTCACAGTTGCCTAGAAGTGTATGAGTCAGGTGAAAATTGAACCATACAGTGCGTCACCATCCTGTCTCAAGGAATagtccctccctctctccctccctctctctctctctccctccttactccctctctccctctctctctccctctcaccacccctctctctctctctctccctgttttgTCTAGCTCTGATTTAGTCCCAGTCGAGTCCCTTACTAGGTCAAAATGCACATAACTTCCTGCTCT
The sequence above is drawn from the Etheostoma spectabile isolate EspeVRDwgs_2016 unplaced genomic scaffold, UIUC_Espe_1.0 scaffold00000445, whole genome shotgun sequence genome and encodes:
- the LOC116674505 gene encoding uncharacterized protein LOC116674505 — translated: MCTPGLRSGTTVDYKNNHNQRQNPSTSFSNSLSRFTASHAGGQFQPGYHQVDFPPLSHDKDKDAENKPDMSLLQKRCLEKNAVGLKSFDVSPGKMFLPVQSIWCIVLTLCMSVCGLEIPKYEVICSKGLSDCTIMSHGHVTVAEDNNAVYVQNLTPSIKLCCKDSAPCTLCLMIDIEINIHLDKVSEDEGSGYEEEDYSEETERNSKASVTVCYSVPTMPTCKKGSSSAEFQLCS